A genome region from Cutaneotrichosporon cavernicola HIS019 DNA, chromosome: 5 includes the following:
- a CDS encoding uncharacterized protein (PITH domain) — translation MSCAHEAGHDHGHDHDHGDHEGHDHDVPMEAGPADSLYKVIDTEHVVALNAEGGAERGRVVIKDWANREDETIWLESELDDSLLLHIPFTASVSLRSITLKAGQEGFRPSEMRVFTNAAGLDFSDAESREPTQQFDVVDARQGAEYQVKAAKFTSVTSLALFFPHNESEGDDEETTRVYYVGLRGSWKPLPNKLDGSIVYESAPRPVDHKNRISDMGATSRPGF, via the exons aTGTCCTGCGCACACGAAGCTGGACACGACCACGgccacgaccacgaccacgGCGACCATGAGGGACACGACCACGACGTGCCCATGGAGGCTGGGCCTGCTGATAGCCTGTACAAGGTCATCGACACTGAGCACGTTGTTGCGCTGAATGCCGAGGGAGGGGCGGAGAGGGGGCGGGTGGTCATCAA ggaCTGGGCGAaccgcgaggacgagacgaTT TGGCTCGAGAGCGAACTAGACgactcgctcctccttcaCA TCCCATTCACGGCAAGTGTGTCGTTGCGCTCGATCACCCTCAAGGCGGGGCAGGAGGGCTTCAGGCCAAGCGAGATGCGTGTG TTCACCAACGCTGCGGGCCTCGACTTCTCGGACGCTGAGAGCCGGGAACCCACGCAACAGTTTGATGTCGTCGATGCTCGCCAAGGTGCCGAGTACCAGGTCAA AGCGGCAAAGTTCACGTCTGTGACCAGCCTAGCCCTCTTCTTCCCACACaacgagagcgagggcgatgacgaggagacgacGCGTGTATACTATGTCGGCCTGCGTGGGAGTTGGAAGCCT CTGCCGAACAAGCTCGATGGATCGATCGTGTACGAGTCGGCGCCGCGGCCCGTCGACCACAAGAACAGGATTAGCGACATGGGTGCCACATCACGCCCAGGCTTCTAG
- a CDS encoding uncharacterized protein (Annexin repeats) → MYGGGYNQQQPYGQQPNQYGAPQAQYGAPANQYGAPQANQYGAPPANQYGAPPAGAYGAAPTQQYGAPQTQYGAPANQYGAPQTQYGAPANQYGSPPTQYGSPPTQYGAPQTQYGAPPQQSYAAPAQQPYGQQSYGQQPYGQQQQYGQQSYNPPGQYGNPAGGYQAQPAFTPSSGGPRFLGVQIPAPPPAPPLSNLPNYNPQFDADRIRKATKGFGTDEDTVINVMMPLDAFQVDVLSRTFEQQNGRSLMITIEKEMSGWLEYILRLKSLGPLGGDLWLIHRAGKGMGTHEDLLNETLLCRSNEEMFLLKEGFRRMYNKDLVSFIRGELSMKTERMFNMALSGTRDENPMVNHQQVQQDIETLYRAGPGKIGTDEISICGILLQRSNQHLQALAQGFTQRHGLTLSKMIEKEFSGHMRDGLLHISRFAETDGNGVYRDAKLLEAAMAGMGTKDERLCYRLCRMHWDRQRFGLVKNQYRQLYRRDLVARVKGETSGKYQNALVSLISQN, encoded by the exons ATGTACGGCGGAGGATACAACCAGCAACAGCCTTACGGCCAACAACCCAACCAGTACGGCGCCCCTCAAGCCCAGTACGGCGCTCCCGCCAACCAGTACGGCGCTCCCCAGGCAAACCAGTATGGTGCTCCGCCAGCGAACCAGTATGGCGCACCTCCTGCTGGCGCGTACGGCGCCGCCCCGACGCAGCAGTATGGAGCGCCGCAGACCCAGTACGGAGCTCCTGCCAACCAGTACGGAGCGCCGCAGACCCAGTACGGAGCTCCCGCCAACCAGTACGGCTCGCCTCCAACCCAGTACGGCTCGCCTCCAACCCAGTACGGAGCTCCCCAGACCCAGTACGGGGCACCGCCACAGCAGTCTTACGCTGCTCCCGCACAACAACCCTATGGGCAGCAGTCGTATGGGCAGCAGCCGTACggacagcagcaacagtACGGACAGCAGTCGTACAACCCTCCTGGTCAGTACGGCAACCCGGCCGGCGGCTACCAGGCGCAACCGGCGTTCACGCCGTCATCAGGTGGTCCTCGCTTCCTGGGTGTTCAGATtcccgctcctccgcctgcACCGCCGCTCTCGAACCTGCCCAACTACAACCCTCAGTTTGACGCGGACCGAATCCGCAAGGCCACCAAG GGCTTTGgcacggacgaggacacggTGATCAACGTCATGATGCCCTTGGACGCGTTCCAGGTCGATGTCCTGAGCCGCACGTTCGAGCAGCAGAACGGCCGCTCGCTCATGATCACGATTGAGAAGGAGATGTCTGGATG GCTCGAGTACATCCTCCGGCTCAAGTCGCTTGGCCCGCTCGGTGGCGACCTCTGGCTGATCCACCGCGCCGGCAAGGGGATGGGCACCCACGAGGATCTGCTTAACGAGACTCTTCTCTGCCGCTCCAACGAGGAGATGTTCctgctcaaggagggcTTCCGGCGGATGTACAACAAGGACCTGGTGTCATTCATTCGTGGCGAACTCAGCATGAAGACGGAGCGCATGTTCAACATGGCACTGTCGGGTACGCGTGACGAGAACCCCATGGTCAACCACCAACAGGTGCAACAGGACATTGAGACGCTGTACCGCGCTGGCCCGGGCAAGATTGGCACGGACGAGATTAGCATCTGCGGCATCCTGCTCCAGCGCTCCAACCAGCACCTACAGGCACTTGCACAAGGTTTCACGCAGCGCCACGGACTCACGCTCTCCAAGATGATCGAAAAGGAGTTCTCGGGCCACATGCGCGATGGTCTGCTCCACATATCGCGCTTCGCTGAGACCGATGGCAACGGCGTCTaccgcgacgccaagctcttGGAGGCGGCCATGGCCGGTATGGGCACCAAGGATGAGCGTCTCTGCTACCGCCTCTGCCGCATGCACTGGGACCGCCAGCGCTTCGGGTTGGTCAAGAACCAGTACCGCCAGTTGTACCGCCGTGACCTCGTGGCACgcgtcaagggcgagacATCGGGCAAGTATCAGAACGCCCTCGTCAGCCTCATCAGCCAGAACTAG
- the RSM19 gene encoding uncharacterized protein (Belongs to the universal ribosomal protein uS19 family): protein MRPTVAVLRRSTWKGPYFTAFPNLQEALKNNLPIYTKSRACTIVPNFVGLKFMVHNGKDFLPITVTEEMVGHKLGEFSLTRKKFTFRQTKNK from the exons ATGCGCCCGaccgtcgccgtcctccgccGGTCTACTTGGAAGG GACCCTACTTCACCGCCTTCCCCAACCTCCAGGAAGCGCTCAAGAACAACTTGCCAATCTACACCAAGTCGCGCGCGTGCACGATCGTGCCAAACTTTGTCGGGCTCAAGTTTATGGTGCACAACGGCAAGGACTTCCTCCCCATCACTGTTACCGAGGAGATGGTCGGACACAAGCTGGGCGAGTTTAGCTTGACGCGCAAGAAGTTTACCTTCAG gcaAACCAAGAACAAGTAG
- a CDS encoding uncharacterized protein (Component of the MICOS complex, a large protein complex of the mitochondrial inner membrane that plays crucial roles in the maintenance of crista junctions, inner membrane architecture, and formation of contact sites to the outer membrane), giving the protein MAGFLLGAGSGVLAGAAVYYTISTTMAHSTDQIRRDLYTSAALLERSFDEAPGPAPSSFVGPRAGPPPFSELLKQRWNAALGGAYAHARETDWIALGGEAVDGVRGQISKLSAAADETVADAVEGRAVEAIAAVDGAANAAASNFEKAIEPVMGRNGDNVHVDRGLKASERGIKSPKRLV; this is encoded by the exons ATGGCAGggttcctcctcggcgctgggtccggcgtgctcgccggcgcggcaGTGTACTACACCATttcgacgacgatggcCCACAGTACCGACCAGATCCGCCGGGA CCTCTACACTTCGGCGGCTCTTCTCGAGCGGAGCTTCGACGAGGCCCCGGGTCCTGCACCCTCGAGCTTTGTTGGGCCACGCGCCGGACCGCCCCCCTTCTCCGAGCTTCTCAAGCAGCGGTGGAACGCTGCGCTAGGCGGCGCGtacgcgcacgcgcgcgagacggACTGGATCGCTCTGGGCGGAGAAGCGGTCGATGGCGTGCGTGGCCAGATTTCCAAGCtgtccgccgcggcggacgAGACGGTCGCCGACGCTGTTGAGGGACGCGCAGTGGAGGCGATCGCGGCCGTTGACGGAGCAGCGAACGCAGCTGCCTCCAACTTCGAAAAGGCCATTGAGCCTGTCATGGGGCGGAATGGCGACAACGTGCACGTTGACCGTGGACTGAAGGCGTCAGAGCGCGGCATCAAGAGCCCTAAGCGCCTCGTCTAG
- the TFB2 gene encoding uncharacterized protein (Component of the core-TFIIH basal transcription factor involved in nucleotide excision repair (NER) of DNA) has translation MVAQKFSDPSRADTGPEEQSPTAPLDRFLDSQPATFYENIYQSEATCLCMLRLLPPVCRQIILHVVWSHQTMRSAELKAFCGMDERLPPEAAEAIIRPALARHIFHPLSQKGGKAPKFHWPLRDSFKHGLRNALTGLGTSNSFGVPYEGGGSAPSQEDLISHGEDSWEAILKYMVSSGNSRRRPQDAVLDLLCNAGLMKDLHPTSRRSYSTLDMTAEGFSFLLQDRQTQLWHVLVAYIYGKQHRGENAADVLSVFFSLGCMQLGQGYSASKSFPRAQAILEDLEQYGFIYRSPDAPDQFFPTHLATSLCSGDLSESRSESADDKRFLILETNYKIYAYTSNELEIEILNLFVDIKIRYPNLVVGKLDRQNVKNAMGKGITASQIISYLASHAHPQMYNHPPPLLHASITDQLHLWDRERNRLDNKECKAPLVYPLTSTAVMFEFFSKELFDDAQDEATRMGCLQLGLPKEKLLFVDPDARESMKDFIKEKQEQLRNGY, from the exons ATGGTTGCACAGAAGTTCAGCGAcccgtcgcgcgccgacaCTGGGCCGGAGGAACAATCACCCACGGCACCTTTGGATCGCTTCCTCGACAGCCAGCCTGCGACCTTTTACGAGAACATCTACCAGTCGGAGGCAACATGCCTTTGCATGCTGAG GCTGCTGCCTCCCGTGTGCCGGCAGATCATCCTGCACGTTGTTTGGTCGCACCAGACGATGAGGAGTGCGGAGCTCAAGGCATTCTGCGGGATGGACGAACGCCTCCCGCCCGAAGC TGCCGAAGCCATTATTCGTCCGGCGTTGGCGCGTCACATCTTCCACCCGTTGTCGCAGAAGGGAGGCAAGGCGCCCAAGTTCCACTGGCCCCTGCGAGACTCCTTCAAGCATGGACTCAGAAATGCACTCACTGGACT GGGAACGTCAAATTCGTTCGGAGTGCCGTATGAAGGCGGCGGGTCAGCCCCAAGCCAGGAGGACTTGATCAGCCACGGAGAAGACTCGTGGGAG GCCATTCTCAAGTACATGGTGTCGTCGGGGAATTCTAGAAGGCGTCCACAGGACGCTGTGTTGGACTTACTCTGCAATGCCGGGCTTATGAAGGACTT GCATCCCACTTCGCGGCGTTCATACAGCACCCTCGATATGACTGCCGAAGGCTTCTCGTTCCTCTTGCAAGACCGCCAGACCCAGCTGTGGCACGTCCTCGTGGCGTACATCTACGGCAAGCAGCATCGAGGCGAGAACGCAGCAGACGTATTATCTGTCTTCTTCTCGCTGGGCTGTATGCAACTGGGACAGGGATACTCCGCGTCCAAGAGCTTTCCTCGCGCGCAGGCCATCCTTGAAGACCTCGAACAGTACGGGTTCATCTATCGCTCGCCAGACGCGCCAGACCAGTTCTTCCCGACACACCTCGCAACTTCGCTGTGCTCAGGCGACCTATCTGAGTCAAGGTCCGAGAGTGCCGATGACAAGCGTTTCCTCATTCTCGAAACTAACTACAAAATCTATGCGTACACTT CCAACGAGTTGGAGATCGAGatcctcaacctcttcgTCGACATCAAGATTCGGTACCCCAACCTGGTCGTTGGCAAACTTGACCGGCAGAACGTCAAGAATGCCATGGGAAAAGGCATCACTGCGTCACAAATCATCTCGTACCTCGCGAGTCATGCGCATCCCCAAATGTACAACCACCCTCCACCATTACTCCACGCGTCCATCACCGACCAGTTGCATCTGTGGGATCGCGAGCGCAACCGTCTCGATAACAAAGAATGTAAAGCTCCACTTGTGTATCCGCTGACGTCGACAGCGGTCATGTTCGAGTTCTTCTCAAAGGAGCTGTTCGACGATGCGCAAGATGAAGCGACGCGCATGGGCTGTTTGCAACTGGGCCTGCCGAAGGAGAAGCTCCTGTTCGTGGATcccgacgcgcgcgagtcCATGAAGGACTTTAtcaaggagaagcaggAGCAGCTCCGCAACGGCTATTAG
- a CDS encoding uncharacterized protein (PWI domain), with product MADRTDGRFKDKEAASIKATKFPAHFSERVDLRKVNISVLRPWIAKRLIELMRVEDDVVVEYVYSMLEDKDKPLPDPKKMQVNLVGFMDKYGAAAFMDELWKLLLSAQATVGGVPAEFIEAKKQEIEAARAGNVASGDLEGQMRARSDALAERDGGRGGYGHDSGRSWEPRGGRGRGDRGYGGGGGDRGWEPRRGGWGGGGGGGGGGYGRERDSGWGGRGGQRDGGYGQRDSGYERESGYGQRDYGRGRERERSPPRRRSPSPRRREDPPLRSSPRRQLDVPVKREHSPIDRDVRRRREREDTPPRRARDDTPPRRARDDVPLRRARDDTPPRHAREDTPPRRTRDDTRRQNDDSTPQRRGGGDDDTPPRRATRNDDTPPRRAARDDTPPRKATRDDSTPPRRRRDSTPPNREPEPEPEPAGSHSPEKRAEKKKKKEDPLAKSRWA from the exons ATGGCAGATCGCACAGATGGACGTttcaaggacaaggaggcAGCGAGCATCAAAGCGACAAAGTTTCCCGCGCACTTCAGCGAGCGGGTCGATCTGCGCAAGGTCAACATTAGCGTGCTGCGCCCTTGGATCGCCAAGCGCCTGATCGAGCTGATGCGcgtggaggacgacgttgTTGTCGAGTATGTGTACAGCATGCtggaggacaaggacaagccg CTCCCCGACCCCAAGAAGATGCAGGTTAACCTTGTCGGGTTCATGGACAAGTACGGTGCTGCGGCTTTCATGGACGAGCTGTGGAAGTTGCTCCTGAGCGCGCAGGCGACGGTTGGCGGCGTGCCGGCGGAG ttcatcgaggccaagaagcaggagatcgaggcggcgcgtgcTGGAAATGTAGCCagcggcgacctcgagggccAGATGCGTGCGCGATctgacgccctcgccgagcgcgacggagGACGG GGCGGGTACGGACACGACAGTGGGCGAAGCTGGGAGCCGCGTGGAGGCCGTGGCCGCGGCGACCGTGGGtatggcggcggcggtggcgatAGAGGATGGGAACCGCGTcgcggaggatggggagggggcggtggtggcggtggtggcggctACGGACGCGAACGCGACAGCGGGTGGggtgggcgcggcgggcagAGGGATGGCGGCTATGGGCAGCGGGATAGCGGTTATGAGCGGGAGAGTGGCTACGGACAGAGGGACTATGGAAGgggtcgcgagcgcgagcgctcCCCAccgcggaggaggtcgccAAGCCCTCGGAGGCGCGAGGACCCTCCGCTTCGCTCTTCTCCGCGCCGTCAATTGGACGTGCCCGTCAAGCGTGAGCATAGCCCCATTGACCGGGATgtgcgccgacgccgtgAGCGTGAAGacactcctcctcgccgcgctcgtgATGATACACCACCGCGCCGTGCTCGGGACGATGTTCCGCTGCGTCGTGCACGTGACGAcacccctcctcgccatgcACGCGAGGAtacgcctcctcgccggaCGCGTGATGACACCCGGCGCCAAAATGATGACTCGACGCCCCAGCgccgtggtggtggggacgacgacacgcctcctcgacgtgcgACGCGTAATGATGACACGCCTCCCCGCAGGGCAGCACGCGATGACACGCCTCCGCGTAAGGCGACACGCGATGACTCAACGCctccccgtcgtcgtcgtgaTTCTACTCCTCCTAACCGCGAACCTGAGCCTGAGCCGGAGCCGGCCGGTTCCCACTCGCCTGagaagcgcgccgagaagaagaagaagaaggaggaccCGTTGGCCAAGAGCCGCTGGGCATAG
- the tmk1 gene encoding uncharacterized protein (Serine/Threonine protein kinases, catalytic domain) encodes MTASNIPFNVSEHYKVHEVIGEGAYGVVVSAVHIASGTKVAIKRITPFDHAMFCQRTLREIKLLRHFRHENIIAILDIIAPPSFDQFHEVYLVQELMETDLHRVIRTQELSDDHCQYFLYQTIRGLKALHSANVLHRDLKPSNLLLNANCDLKICDFGLARSAALPPPDAGPNGGNGFMTEYVATRWYRAPEVMLSFQEYSKAIDVWSVGCILAEMINGKPLFPGRDYHHQLSLILECLGTPTMDDFNEITSPRSKDYLRALPFHRRRDLREMCPKAKPNALDLMRRCLTFSPRKRITVEEALEHPYLEPYHDPSDEPGAEPLHPDFFDFENRQSAPGREQLKALIYQEIQRPLSDA; translated from the exons ATGACAGCCTCTAATATTCCCTTCAACGTCTCGGAGCACTACAAGGTGCACGAGGTgatcggcgagggcgcgtaCGGTGTTGTCGT TTCCGCGGTCCACATTGCATCGGGGACCAAAGTCGCCATTAAGCGGATCACGCCGTTCGACCATGCCATGTTCTGCCAGCGCACTCTGCGCGAGATCAAGCTCCTGCGGCACTTCCG CCACGAGAACATTATCGCAATCCTCGACATCATCGCGCCCCCCAGCTTTGACCAGTTCCACGAGGTTTACCTCGTCCAGGAGCTCATGGAAACTGACCT GCACCGCGTCATCCGCACGCAGGAGCTGTCGGACGACCACTGCCAGTATTTCCTGTACCAGACGATCCGTGGGCTCAAGGCACTGCACAGCGCCAACGTGCTGCATCGTGACCTGAAGCCTTCTAATCTCCTACTCAACGCCAACTGCGACCTCAAGATCTGCGACTTtggcctcgcgcgctcggctgcccttccccctcccgaCGCTGGGCCGAACGGAGGAAACGGCTTCATGACAGAATACGTCGCAACGCGCTGGTACCGCGCCCCAGAGGTCATGCTGT CATTCCAGGAATACTCCAAGGCAATTGACGTTTGGAGCGTCGGCTGTatcctcgccgagatga TCAACGGCAAGCCCCTCTTCCCTGGCCGCGACTACCACCACCAGCTGAGTCTCATCCTCGAGTGTCTCGGCACACCGACCATGGACGACTTTAACGAGAtcacgtcgccgcgctccaAAGACTACCTCCGCGCGCTGCCGttccaccgccgccgcgacctgCGCGAAATGTGCCCCAAGGCCAAACCCAatgcgctcgacctcatgCGCCGCTGTCTCACATTCTCCCCACGCAAGCGCATCACCGTCGAAGAGGCTCTCGAGCATCCCTACCTCGAGCCGTACCACGACCCGTCCGACGAGCCGGGCGCCGAGCCCCTCCACCCCGACTTTTTCGACTTTGAGAACCGCCAGAGCGCGCCAGGCAGAGAGCAGCTCAAGG ccctCATCTACCAGGAGATTCAGCGTCCGCTTAGCGACGCATAG
- the DIA4 gene encoding uncharacterized protein (Seryl-tRNA synthetase N-terminal domain): MSLTFSARALAPRVSVSGIRRSTGYTRPLKRLRRDGASEEILAATVGQVAEAKPIGTTRRKSAPSPIPRARLDYARLLEDPAATKLNVTERGMPFAEEHVEDLRDARAYAMEIGRKLQEARAEHGAISSLFRDQNKKKDKKQAIADARVMKERVQKLEKESREADDELFDLGSSLPNFTHPAAPRGKEENAVEIDRFGPEPLRTDEARDHVEIARRFGWLDTGASALSTGASWPYLRGAFAQLEHALVGYAISKAMAVGYQVVSPPDVVMADIAARCGFQPRDGENGPRQTYFIEQEEENSKQPTLCLAGTAEIPLAAMFANQVLYSAALPTRVVGIGRAFRAEAGARGADTRGLYRVHQFTKVELFSVTTPEESEQVMEEMRALQKDIAQSLGLSVRVLDMPTEELGASAARKYDMEAWMPGRGKWGEITSTSNCTDYQSRRLLIRYRDGDAGMRYPHTLNGTAAAVPRLIVALVENGARFKNGEVSCLLDTPSITQRETRDQRPEILYHIALARIEPHRSPRDSTDH; encoded by the exons ATGAGCC TGACCTTCTCTGCGCGTGCGCTCGCCCCGCGCGTGTCCGTCTCGGGTATCCGGCGCTCGACGGGATACACGCGGCCCTTGAAGCGGTTACGCCGTGACGGGGCGTCGGAAGAGATCCTGGCCGCGACAGTTGGGCAAGTCGCAGAAGCCAAGCCGATTGGCACGACCCGTCGCAAATCGGCTCCGTCCCCAATCCCCCGCGCACGTCTGGACTATGCGCGTCTTCTGGAAGATCCGGCGGCAACAAAGCTCAACGTGACGGAGCGCGGTATGCCTTTTGCCGAGGAGCACGTTGAGGACCTTCGTGATGCCCGTGCTTATGCCATGGAGATTGGGAGAAAGTTGCAAGAAGCGCGGGCGGAACACGGCGCCATCTCGTCTCTCTTCCGCGACCagaacaagaagaaggatAAAAAGCAGGCAatcgccgacgcgcggGTGATGAAGGAGCGCGTGCAGAAGCTGGAAAAGGAGTCTCGGGAGGCCGATGACGAGCTGTTCGACCTCGGATCGTCCTTGCCCAACTTTACGCATCCCGCCGCACCGAGGGGAAAGGAAGAGAATGCGGTCGAGATCGACAGGTTTGGGCCTGAACCTTTACGGACGGATGAGGCGCGCGATCACGTCGAGATTGCCCGCCGGTTTGGATGGCTCGATACAGGTGCGAGTGCGCTCTCGACCGGCGCGTCGTGGCCATACCTCCGAGGAGCGTTTGCTCAGCTCGAGCACGCACTCGTCGGGTATGCAATCAGCAAAGCCATGGCGGTGGGGTATCAAGTCGTGTCCCCGCCTGACGTGGTCATGGCTGACATTGCTGCGCGGTGTGGTTTCCAACCTCGCGATGGCGAGAACGGACCGCGTCAGACTTACTTTAttgagcaggaggaggagaacaGCAAACAACCGACGCTGTGCCTCGCGGGCACGGCTGAGATTCCCCTCGCGGCCATGTTCGCCAACCAGGTGCTCTACTCTGCCGCTCTTCCTACGCGGGTCGTGGGTATTGGGCGTGCgttccgcgccgaggctggAGCACGCGGTGCCGACACTCGAGGCCTGTACCGCGTCCACCAGTTCACCAAGGTTGAGCTATTTAGCGTAACCACTcccgaggagagcgagcaGGTCATGGAAGAGATGCGGGCGCTACAGAAGGACATTGCGCAGAGTCTAGGCTTGAGTGTGCG cgtCTTGGACATGCCAACTGAAGAACTCggcgcctccgccgcccgGAAATACGACATGGAAGCCTGGATGCCCGGCCGCGGCAAGTGGGGCGAGATCACCAGTACCTCGAACTGCACAGACTACCAGAGTCGCCGGCTGCTCATCCGCTACCGCGACGGGGACGCGGGCATGCGCTACCCACACACTCTTAAtgggacggcggcggctgtTCCGCGCCTGATTGTTGCGCTGGTGGAGAACGGGGCGCGGTTCAAGAATGGCGAGGTG TCGTGTTTGTTGGACA cccCATCGATCACCCAGCGCGAGACAAGAGACCAGAGACCAGAGATACTTTACCACATTGCCCTCGCCCGCATCGAACCGCATCGCTCACCTCGGGAC AGCACAGACCACTAA
- a CDS encoding uncharacterized protein (Ser-Thr-rich glycosyl-phosphatidyl-inositol-anchored membrane family) — protein MPRLVTTFLALLVVALALFGTVSAVPSPQDPATDNSQAAPSDNSDGDVAPSPSPAADAVASDTAASPSASADTPAATGGPSGVQTTAPGDPNGPELEISEPSGSTVVKPGDDLAVTWTADSNGVWNPMTIQLMTGANKQMIPLETVGQNIDATNTTSFSFKVPDVDPYSQIYFLQFTSTGGAPSWSTRFTISGADGTTVQPPNTEVVNGENVGWGNGQLKNPGPSVVGANPTTSLGVRPTGVNGTGITLYSDNLPTGIPTDVSTHGVAAATVGALPGTNSGSLSLRPVAAVVAIVAGAALLV, from the exons ATGCCGCGCCTCGTCACCACtttcctcgccctcctcgtcgtcgctctcgcaCTGTTCGGCACCGTGTCGGCAGTGCCCTCTCCTCAGGACCCGGCCACCGACAACTCCCAGGCCGCCCCTAGCGACAACTctgacggcgacgtcgcgccgtcgcccagTCCCGCCGCTGACGCCGTCGCTTCCGACACCGCAGCCTCCCCGTCTGCTTCTGCGGACACTCCTGCCGCGACCGGCGGTCCGAGCGGAGTCCAGACGACCGCGCCTGGCGACCCTAACGGGCCTGAGCTCGAAATCTCGGAACCCAGCGGCTCGACGGTCGTCAAGCCCGGCGATGACCTCGCCGTGACGTGGACCGCCGACTCGAACGGCGTCTGGAACCCTATGACCATTCAGCTCATGACCGGCGCCAACAAGCAGATGATTCCCCTCGAGACAGTTGGCCAGAACATTGATGCCACAAACACCACCTCGTTCAGCTTCAAGGTCCCCGACGTTGACCCCTACTCGCAGATCTACTTCCTCCAGTT CACCTcgacgggcggcgcgccctCGTGGTCGACGCGTTTCACCATCTCGGGAGCTGACGGCACCACTGTCCAGCCCCCTAACACCGAGGTCGTCAATGGTGAGAACGTCGGTTGGGGTAACGGACAGCTCAAGAACCCTGGCCCCTCTGTTGTCGGCGCCAACCCGACCACCTCCTTGGGCGTCCGGCCCACTGGCGTCAACGGCACCGGCATTACCCTCTACTCGGACAACCTCCCGACCGGCATCCCCACCGACGTCTCGACGCACGGCGTCGCAGCCGCTACTGTCGGCGCTCTTCCTGGCACTAATTCCGGTTCGCTCTCGCTCCGCCCTGTGGCCGCTGTCGTTGCCATTGTCGCCGGtgccgcgctcctcgtctAA